In a genomic window of Borrelia sp. A-FGy1:
- a CDS encoding DUF693 family protein, translated as MLLFQYDFKIEFYSNNRGFLSLRPKLVIETKKGTPLINILISNEYSALKSMQCKKAQLQFFNMPLNFNKSLKIGDVVNIFYRKFSYESNIGYKFIMAGYLGAPIDFDFENGDFICEYDVCLITKYKFLNKKLTVNNFSGKSLEESIKSVFKDKAVIHINREDRERIIDEDFYVSTFKEFIERLLGKYVHLIFVDTGDLTSKVDIRFVFINFNALGNVESFYKNLQDYSLLFITQKELRDLRQPNFDFWSATLLFTDKIKVGDRVKFINQYGEVVKAVVKETSAHLTNMGKCILKLKLYNVDKVLYE; from the coding sequence ATGTTGCTATTTCAATATGACTTTAAAATAGAATTTTATAGCAATAATAGGGGATTCTTAAGTCTAAGGCCTAAGCTTGTAATAGAGACAAAGAAAGGAACTCCTCTTATTAATATTTTAATTAGTAATGAGTATTCTGCTTTAAAATCAATGCAATGCAAAAAGGCACAGCTGCAGTTTTTTAATATGCCTTTGAATTTTAATAAATCTTTAAAAATTGGTGATGTTGTTAACATATTTTACAGAAAGTTTTCTTATGAATCAAATATAGGATATAAGTTCATTATGGCCGGGTATTTGGGAGCGCCTATTGATTTTGATTTTGAAAATGGTGATTTTATTTGTGAGTATGATGTTTGTCTTATAACAAAATATAAATTTTTAAATAAAAAACTTACTGTTAATAATTTTAGTGGCAAATCTTTAGAAGAATCAATAAAATCAGTATTTAAAGACAAAGCAGTTATTCATATTAATAGAGAAGATAGGGAGCGAATAATAGATGAGGATTTTTATGTATCAACTTTTAAAGAGTTTATAGAAAGGCTTTTAGGTAAATATGTTCATTTAATATTTGTTGATACTGGAGATTTGACTAGTAAAGTTGATATTAGGTTTGTTTTTATAAATTTTAATGCATTGGGGAATGTTGAGAGTTTTTATAAAAATCTTCAAGATTATTCACTTTTGTTTATTACACAAAAAGAACTAAGAGACTTGAGACAGCCTAATTTTGATTTTTGGAGTGCTACACTTCTTTTCACAGATAAAATTAAAGTGGGAGACAGGGTTAAGTTTATAAATCAATATGGAGAGGTTGTAAAAGCTGTTGTTAAGGAAACAAGTGCCCATTTAACTAATATGGGTAAATGCATATTAAAATTAAAGCTTTACAATGTAGATAAGGTATTGTATGAATAA